TGCAAGCCCGGCAACAACTGGGTCGTCGTCTCCGCCACCAACTTCTGCCCGCCCAACTGGGACCTCCCCGCCGTCGGAGACCTCCCCGCCGGCGGCTGGTGCGCCCCGCCACGGCCCCACTTCGACATGTCCCAGCCCGCCTGGGAGAACATCGGCATCTACAGCGCCGGCGTCATCAACGTCCTCTACCAGCGAGTGAAGTGCTGGAAGAGCGGCGGCGTGCGCTTCACCATGGCCGGCTTCAACGGCTTCTACATGGTGCTCGTCACCAACGTCGCCGGCAGCGGCTCCATCCAGAGCATGGCGGTGAAGGGCAACAACACGGATTGGATCCCCATGTACAGGAACTGGGGCGCCAACTGGCACTGCCTCTCCGGCGGGCTCGTCGGACAGGGCCTCAGCTTCGCGCTCGTCTCCACCGGCGGCCAGAACCTCGTCTTCAAGGACGTCGTGCCGGCGTGGTGGCAGTTCGGACAAACTTACACCACCTACCAGAATTTCGACTACTAATAAGCGTGTGCACAAGTTATTAATTTATTGGGTCGATCCTCCAATACCAGAGAATTCAGCGTGTGCTGATTAAGTGATTATATATTGCTTCATATCATTTATAGTTTGGGAAATCTCtttatattattttatataaccGCCAACGAATCATTGTAAGTAAAGTACTAAGTTGAGGGCATTCTCCACTCACTTCTTTCTAAAGTTTTCCAAACGGGCCGCGTGAAACAACGGACTCGCCCGAGCCCGAAGTTGAAAAGCACGGCCCTAACCCGGCCCTAGCCTGCCCCAGCCATGCCCATGCGTGGCTCGGCCCATTGTCGTGCCCGTGCTTGGGCTAAGGAGGCGGCCCGGGCACGACCCGTTTTGGATTGGGAAGGAGGGGAGAGAGCCATTGGATTGGGGAGGAGGGGGTATATAAGGGTTCCGTCGCGGCCTCCTCCACTCTCCGAACCCTAATCCAGGTCCAGGCCTCCACTCGACCTATCGTCTCCCTCGCGCAGTTGCGCCGCTCCTCGCTT
This window of the Sorghum bicolor cultivar BTx623 chromosome 7, Sorghum_bicolor_NCBIv3, whole genome shotgun sequence genome carries:
- the LOC8074018 gene encoding expansin-A19, with the translated sequence MGKRFLHQLVLAVAVALFVSPVRSGDWLPATATFYGGADGSDTMGGACGYSDLYEQGYGINNAALSTALFNDGASCGQCYVIICDSSKTQWCKPGNNWVVVSATNFCPPNWDLPAVGDLPAGGWCAPPRPHFDMSQPAWENIGIYSAGVINVLYQRVKCWKSGGVRFTMAGFNGFYMVLVTNVAGSGSIQSMAVKGNNTDWIPMYRNWGANWHCLSGGLVGQGLSFALVSTGGQNLVFKDVVPAWWQFGQTYTTYQNFDY